From Canis lupus baileyi chromosome 16, mCanLup2.hap1, whole genome shotgun sequence, a single genomic window includes:
- the LOC140607515 gene encoding keratin-associated protein 3-3 — protein sequence MACCVPCCCSVPTGPATTICSSDKCCRCGVCLPSTCPHTTWLLEPTCCDNCPPPCHIPQPCVPTCFLLNSSHPTPGLETLNLTTYTQPSCEPCISSCC from the coding sequence TCCCTGCTGCTGCAGCGTACCCACTGGCCCCGCCACCACCATCTGCTCCTCTGACAAATGCTGCCGGTGTGGAGTCTGCCTGCCTAGCACCTGCCCACACACGACTTGGTTACTGGAACCAACCTGCTGTGAcaactgccccccaccctgccataTTCCTCAGCCCTGTGTGCCCACCTGCTTCCTGCTCAACTCCAGCCACCCTACCCCAGGCCTGGAGACCCTCAACCTCACAACCTACACTCAGCCCTCCTGTGAGCCCTGCATCTCAAGCTGCTGCTGA